One window from the genome of Staphylococcus hsinchuensis encodes:
- a CDS encoding ABC transporter permease, translated as MITFIKNEFIKIKSEKFLIVILILMLIPFGMNFANFAINDRNLSLSDGFYFRFYNQYFMLLPIISCIIASSVYYIEYKNNTFTNWFSYSTNINLLFFSKGIVALLLSLFYTIINLMIILVFYIFNGADIFELIAITSSFLTVNLMIILLVNFLSIAIINLTKNIIVSIVSGIIISMISMIFLAAPFSYIIPTTFSYRLGLLFINSNLYYPNVMFTIMIGSLVFIILFLILLAMSYKSFTHKKI; from the coding sequence ATGATTACTTTTATAAAAAATGAATTCATAAAAATTAAGAGTGAAAAATTTTTAATAGTTATCCTAATCTTAATGCTAATTCCTTTTGGGATGAATTTTGCAAACTTTGCAATTAATGATAGGAACCTATCATTGTCAGATGGATTCTATTTTAGATTTTATAATCAATATTTTATGCTTCTACCTATTATTAGTTGTATTATCGCTTCATCAGTGTATTATATTGAATATAAAAATAATACATTTACTAATTGGTTTTCATATAGCACTAATATTAACTTACTCTTTTTTTCTAAAGGAATTGTCGCACTGTTACTATCATTATTCTATACTATAATCAATTTAATGATTATTTTAGTTTTTTATATATTCAATGGAGCTGATATATTTGAATTAATAGCAATTACAAGTTCTTTTTTGACAGTAAACTTAATGATAATATTACTTGTTAATTTTTTGAGTATAGCAATAATCAATTTAACTAAAAATATAATTGTTTCAATTGTAAGTGGTATAATTATTTCTATGATATCTATGATATTTTTAGCTGCTCCATTTTCATATATTATTCCAACAACATTTAGTTATAGATTAGGTCTACTATTTATTAATTCTAATCTATATTATCCTAATGTGATGTTCACGATTATGATAGGTTCTCTTGTTTTCATAATATTATTTTTAATTTTATTAGCTATGTCCTATAAATCATTTACTCATAAAAAAATTTGA
- a CDS encoding S8 family peptidase: MCKILHVWNAKKNDSKKNYFTILNKDIKDYLYTKKNLISYDLDLICEIPEIFVTQVYGTRSNLLKFYYDTKFRISDSQSIVNLNTSISEKNNIPYSKSIQWDVKKTTNNYYTHSMSMGSHDYCVALVDSGIDVDHPDLKENILSTVNMVPKYGFRGKEPDENGNINYMVDKLNHGTQVAGQICGTGNITSIAPNLGIKVYRIFGGKSADNIWIMKAIIRATNDGVDVINLSLGSYIVREPHKKNGEMLSNRDLEIQAFQKAVDYAESKGVIVIGALGNDGINIDKRKSFLNSVVKKENITHFESSSSIFDIPSQLKNVIGVASSNANGQLASYSNYSKTDLDVLAYAGDTTLLDKYGKEKWMNNKMIMDDWVLTTSEKGSHRFTTGNSLASGKVAACIAVMNEYFNIRKDPELTRYILKKQDNYILNLYTLLQTKI; the protein is encoded by the coding sequence GTGTGCAAAATTTTACATGTTTGGAATGCTAAAAAAAATGATTCTAAGAAAAATTATTTTACAATATTAAACAAAGATATCAAAGATTATTTATATACAAAAAAAAACTTAATTAGTTATGATTTAGATCTTATATGTGAAATCCCTGAAATTTTTGTGACACAAGTATATGGAACAAGATCAAATTTACTAAAATTCTACTATGATACTAAGTTTAGGATTAGCGATTCTCAATCTATAGTAAACCTAAATACTTCAATTTCAGAAAAAAATAACATTCCATATTCAAAATCTATCCAATGGGATGTAAAAAAAACAACCAATAATTATTATACTCATTCCATGAGTATGGGTAGTCATGATTATTGTGTAGCGCTTGTTGATTCAGGAATAGATGTAGATCATCCAGATTTGAAAGAGAATATCTTATCTACAGTCAATATGGTTCCAAAATATGGTTTTCGTGGAAAAGAACCGGATGAAAATGGAAATATTAATTATATGGTCGATAAATTAAATCACGGAACTCAAGTTGCTGGGCAAATTTGTGGTACTGGGAATATAACCAGTATAGCTCCAAATTTGGGGATAAAAGTGTACAGAATTTTTGGTGGAAAATCTGCTGATAATATTTGGATAATGAAAGCTATTATTCGGGCAACAAATGATGGAGTAGATGTAATAAACTTAAGCTTAGGTTCTTATATTGTCCGTGAACCTCATAAAAAAAATGGTGAAATGTTATCAAATAGAGACTTGGAAATACAAGCCTTTCAAAAAGCTGTAGATTATGCTGAAAGTAAAGGGGTAATTGTTATTGGAGCATTAGGCAATGATGGTATAAATATTGATAAAAGGAAAAGTTTCTTGAATTCTGTTGTGAAGAAAGAAAATATAACTCATTTTGAATCGTCATCTTCAATATTTGATATCCCCTCTCAATTAAAAAATGTAATAGGAGTGGCTTCTTCAAATGCTAATGGCCAGTTGGCTTCTTATTCAAATTATAGTAAAACAGACTTAGATGTATTAGCATATGCTGGAGATACTACACTTTTAGATAAATATGGAAAAGAAAAATGGATGAATAATAAAATGATTATGGATGATTGGGTATTAACTACCTCCGAAAAAGGAAGTCATAGGTTTACTACTGGTAATTCATTGGCATCTGGGAAAGTTGCAGCATGCATTGCAGTAATGAATGAATACTTTAACATACGCAAAGACCCAGAATTAACAAGATATATATTGAAAAAACAAGATAATTACATATTAAATCTTTACACTTTATTACAAACTAAAATTTAG
- a CDS encoding class II lanthipeptide, LchA2/BrtA2 family — protein MKKITIQDLEKISKGSESSPRVTPTVPVSIAACPTTKCASVVKPCPGK, from the coding sequence ATGAAAAAAATTACAATTCAAGATCTCGAAAAAATTTCAAAAGGTTCTGAGTCTTCACCAAGAGTTACTCCAACTGTTCCTGTTTCAATTGCAGCTTGCCCAACAACAAAATGTGCATCTGTAGTTAAACCTTGTCCAGGAAAATAA
- a CDS encoding type 2 lanthipeptide synthetase LanM family protein, whose amino-acid sequence MSNLKNIISQFVSDTDESKLNTITKEFFGISFGEFETKYYLPNKSPFQKKINFEKYERLDFDSFPSQKGMNVITDYIIYCNNINYTTYIENNIAKNVEQAKKINNGILDQLSLMLMKFTYRTVVYDINKKKSQNLFHSTSKEDQFKEYLRNFQYNENLIDFVKNYHSLVQNLENYLLQLHKNILEFFKNFSNDMSLLSEKFGISHKNLKSINLAQGDLHNQGKMVIQCKYEKESIFYKPRNGNIDLLFSNLLSFFNNKTNHELKTTENIIRNGYFWVKGINYKECDDKDDVSNFYHELGVILAFLYLFDATDFHADNLIACGKHPVLIDLESLIGNRKLKKFTDATDVNRYLLSSSVKSTGILPFIFGDNESSDVSAIGKKGETQSSIKVPKMKNIGTSNIEVVSEYINIDSSKNHPKVEGKYVNSELYTSDIKRGFSIAYEFILKEKKNILKLIDKDSTNLFLRHINKPTMFYANLINLSYHPMIMQNIALRDFFIASQLFQEKNKLVNEEFKDMIHSNVPYFSYNINSKTIIHHSLTKYENYFNTSAFDSIQKKLKFLSNVDKEKQLTFIENSMLRSTLINEDKERNYNIKNYDFILNSNSQKKFKKECFDSIINEIESKITNHQIKYKNTYSWNSGMLYGTGSKKTYHDIIMTENLYDGLCGMAFYYYSLYLYSENNDYLIKTENIINNIRNYTIENSNLPIGAFEGVFSYVYLCGLLYKCTLRTHYLDECIRIINLFKDKLNEDNTNDFISGNAGILTVLINLYTYIETDVYKDILYDAIKICVNRLYKNKVEISTNKITWEFVNNQHLTGFAHGNSGVCYALKLYLEKIEYSSKIQQLIKKADNFEKSFRKGDLWVNHNKNEEAPFAWCYGSPGILLNKSMNYNDKHDNIKIVKEILAQGFSRTQCLCHGDLGNAIILTNFIEKEKLNHILYDILREKTVEDLQCGIGVPKIQNFSLMTGLSGISYGLMYMLKDNIPNILRLEI is encoded by the coding sequence ATGAGTAATTTGAAAAATATTATAAGCCAATTTGTTTCAGATACAGATGAGTCGAAATTAAATACTATTACGAAAGAATTTTTTGGGATAAGTTTTGGGGAATTTGAAACAAAGTATTATTTACCCAATAAATCTCCTTTTCAAAAAAAAATTAACTTTGAAAAATATGAAAGATTGGATTTTGACTCATTTCCTTCTCAAAAGGGAATGAATGTAATAACAGACTACATTATTTATTGTAATAACATAAATTACACAACTTATATCGAAAATAATATAGCCAAAAATGTTGAACAAGCTAAAAAAATTAATAATGGTATACTTGATCAACTTTCATTAATGCTTATGAAGTTTACATACAGAACTGTTGTATATGATATAAACAAGAAAAAATCTCAAAATTTATTTCACAGTACTAGTAAAGAAGATCAATTTAAAGAATATTTGAGAAACTTTCAATATAATGAAAATTTAATAGATTTTGTCAAAAATTACCATAGTTTAGTTCAAAATCTTGAAAACTATTTGCTACAACTACATAAAAATATTTTGGAATTTTTCAAGAACTTCTCAAATGATATGTCATTACTTTCAGAAAAATTTGGAATTTCACATAAAAATTTAAAATCTATAAATCTTGCTCAAGGAGATTTACATAATCAAGGTAAGATGGTTATACAATGTAAATACGAAAAAGAATCTATATTTTATAAACCAAGAAATGGTAACATTGATTTATTATTTTCTAATTTATTATCTTTTTTCAATAATAAAACAAATCATGAATTAAAAACTACAGAAAATATAATTAGAAATGGTTATTTTTGGGTTAAAGGCATTAACTATAAAGAGTGTGATGACAAAGATGATGTGTCTAACTTTTATCATGAATTAGGTGTTATACTTGCTTTTTTATATTTATTTGACGCAACAGACTTTCATGCTGATAATCTGATTGCATGTGGGAAACATCCTGTTCTTATAGATTTAGAAAGTCTAATTGGAAATAGGAAACTAAAAAAATTTACTGATGCAACAGATGTTAATAGATATTTATTATCTTCTTCTGTAAAATCTACTGGGATTCTTCCATTTATTTTTGGGGATAATGAGTCTTCTGATGTAAGTGCTATAGGAAAAAAAGGCGAGACTCAATCTTCTATTAAGGTGCCTAAAATGAAAAATATTGGTACTTCAAATATAGAAGTTGTGAGTGAATATATTAATATAGACTCATCTAAAAACCACCCGAAAGTTGAAGGTAAGTATGTTAATTCTGAATTATACACATCCGATATAAAGAGAGGGTTTTCTATTGCCTATGAATTTATTTTAAAAGAAAAGAAAAACATACTAAAATTAATAGACAAAGATTCTACCAATCTTTTCTTACGTCATATAAATAAACCCACAATGTTTTATGCTAATCTAATAAATTTAAGCTATCATCCAATGATAATGCAGAATATAGCGCTCCGTGATTTTTTTATAGCTAGTCAGTTATTTCAAGAAAAAAACAAATTAGTTAATGAAGAATTTAAAGATATGATTCATAGCAATGTACCATATTTTTCCTATAATATTAATAGTAAAACTATAATTCATCATAGCTTAACAAAGTATGAAAATTATTTTAACACTAGTGCTTTTGACAGTATTCAAAAAAAACTCAAGTTTTTGTCTAATGTTGATAAAGAAAAGCAACTAACATTTATAGAAAATTCTATGTTGAGAAGTACTTTGATTAATGAAGATAAAGAACGAAATTATAACATAAAAAATTATGATTTTATTTTGAACTCAAATTCACAAAAAAAATTTAAAAAGGAGTGCTTCGATTCTATTATTAACGAAATTGAGTCTAAAATCACTAATCATCAAATAAAATATAAAAATACTTACAGCTGGAATTCAGGTATGCTCTATGGAACAGGTAGTAAAAAAACATATCATGACATCATTATGACAGAAAATTTATATGATGGATTATGTGGTATGGCTTTTTATTATTATTCCTTATACTTATATTCTGAAAATAATGATTATTTAATTAAAACAGAAAATATAATAAATAATATTAGAAATTACACCATTGAGAATAGTAATTTACCAATCGGTGCGTTTGAAGGAGTTTTCTCTTATGTTTACTTATGCGGTTTACTTTACAAATGCACTTTAAGAACACACTATCTAGACGAATGCATCCGTATAATTAATTTATTTAAAGATAAATTAAATGAAGATAACACAAACGATTTCATTAGTGGTAATGCTGGAATACTTACTGTGCTAATCAATTTATATACTTATATAGAGACAGATGTATACAAAGATATTTTATATGATGCAATTAAAATTTGTGTAAATCGTCTTTACAAGAATAAAGTAGAAATAAGTACTAACAAAATAACTTGGGAATTTGTAAACAATCAACATTTAACAGGTTTTGCTCATGGAAATTCTGGAGTTTGTTATGCATTAAAACTATATTTAGAAAAAATTGAATATTCTTCTAAAATACAACAATTAATAAAAAAAGCAGACAACTTTGAAAAAAGCTTTCGTAAAGGAGATTTGTGGGTAAATCATAATAAAAACGAAGAAGCTCCATTTGCATGGTGTTACGGATCGCCTGGGATATTGTTAAATAAATCAATGAATTATAATGATAAACATGATAATATAAAAATAGTAAAAGAAATACTGGCACAAGGTTTTTCTAGAACGCAATGTTTGTGTCATGGAGATTTAGGAAATGCTATAATTCTCACAAATTTTATAGAGAAAGAAAAGTTGAATCATATACTATATGATATATTACGGGAGAAAACAGTAGAAGACTTACAATGCGGCATAGGTGTGCCAAAAATACAGAATTTTAGTTTGATGACTGGATTATCTGGTATTTCTTATGGGTTAATGTACATGTTAAAAGACAATATTCCCAATATTTTAAGATTAGAAATTTAA
- a CDS encoding plantaricin C family lantibiotic, which produces MSRQELELFESAGNFANELENGSLENIFGGDSQPREFTNDNDGKHKSITWECSVCPTHTCFGC; this is translated from the coding sequence ATGAGTAGACAAGAACTAGAACTTTTTGAATCTGCAGGTAACTTCGCTAATGAACTTGAAAATGGTAGTTTAGAAAATATCTTTGGTGGAGATTCACAACCAAGAGAATTCACTAATGATAATGACGGGAAACACAAGTCAATTACTTGGGAATGTTCAGTTTGCCCAACTCACACTTGTTTTGGTTGTTAA
- a CDS encoding ABC transporter ATP-binding protein — protein MKSNNELVYLLSKIKWPKLLISISLFISILGSLSGLLIPVFTGNVVDNLKEGNVSTQFIFAFIFLFVFNAILNGIGLYILNKVGEIVIYSIRSLIWKKIIYLKVSFFDKNESGNIMSRITDDTKVINFFLSYKLPNFFPSLISIIGSLVMLFILDWQMTLVTLVIFPIYALVVIPLGKAMQKISINTQNEIANFTGLLGRVLTEIKLVKVSSTEKEELKNAHTNLLHIFQLGLKQAKITSVIQPLSSLILLLTVGIILGFGGLKISSGSISAGTLVTMIFYVFQMSMPLVNVSTLVTDYKKAVGASSRIHDILKEKTEDVKDNGLSFEKNKHLIFDNVTFAYNQSPVLENVSFTARNNSTTAIVGPSGSGKSTIFHLIERFYSVQSGEILYGDKGIDEFNLKNWRKNIGYVTQNNPMMNGTITNNILYGNEKDMETNDIIYYSKMANAHEFISEFEESYNTLVGERGEKLSGGQKQRIDIVRNFIKQPNILLLDEATSSLDSESEKKIQSSLEKLMYNRTTIIIAHRLSTIKKADQIIFLDKGKITGIGTHEKLIKTHSKYSSFVYNQRLR, from the coding sequence ATGAAATCTAATAATGAATTAGTATATTTATTGAGCAAAATCAAATGGCCAAAATTATTAATTAGTATATCTTTATTTATATCTATTTTAGGAAGTTTAAGTGGTTTGTTAATACCAGTCTTTACTGGAAATGTTGTAGATAATTTGAAAGAAGGAAATGTTAGCACTCAATTTATATTTGCCTTTATTTTCTTGTTTGTATTTAATGCTATTTTAAATGGGATTGGCTTATATATACTTAATAAAGTCGGAGAAATCGTTATATATTCTATTAGAAGTTTGATATGGAAAAAAATTATATATCTAAAGGTAAGTTTTTTCGATAAAAATGAAAGTGGAAATATTATGAGTAGAATAACAGATGATACAAAAGTTATAAACTTTTTCCTATCTTATAAACTTCCTAATTTTTTCCCTTCATTAATAAGTATAATTGGTTCTCTTGTTATGCTTTTTATTTTAGATTGGCAAATGACATTAGTTACTTTAGTTATTTTTCCTATATATGCACTTGTAGTTATTCCATTAGGAAAAGCAATGCAAAAAATATCAATAAATACTCAGAATGAAATAGCTAATTTTACTGGATTACTTGGTAGGGTATTGACTGAAATAAAATTAGTGAAGGTTTCTAGTACTGAAAAAGAAGAGTTGAAAAATGCACACACCAACTTATTACATATTTTTCAATTAGGTTTAAAACAAGCTAAGATTACGTCTGTAATTCAACCCTTATCTAGCTTAATTTTATTACTAACAGTAGGAATTATTTTAGGATTTGGAGGATTAAAAATCTCTAGTGGCAGTATAAGTGCCGGGACATTAGTTACTATGATATTTTATGTTTTTCAAATGAGTATGCCATTAGTAAATGTATCTACACTAGTAACAGATTATAAAAAAGCGGTAGGAGCTAGTAGTAGAATTCATGATATATTAAAAGAGAAAACTGAAGATGTAAAAGATAATGGACTGAGTTTTGAAAAAAATAAGCATCTAATTTTTGATAATGTTACGTTTGCATATAATCAATCTCCAGTTTTAGAAAATGTTAGCTTTACTGCTCGCAATAATTCGACAACAGCAATAGTAGGACCATCTGGGTCAGGTAAATCTACGATTTTTCATCTTATTGAACGGTTTTATAGTGTTCAAAGTGGCGAAATATTATATGGAGATAAAGGAATCGATGAATTCAACCTTAAAAATTGGAGAAAGAATATTGGGTACGTTACACAAAATAATCCAATGATGAATGGCACCATTACTAATAATATTTTATATGGTAATGAAAAAGATATGGAAACAAATGATATAATATATTATTCTAAGATGGCTAATGCACACGAATTTATAAGTGAGTTTGAAGAAAGTTATAATACTTTAGTGGGAGAAAGAGGGGAAAAATTATCTGGAGGACAAAAACAACGAATTGATATTGTTAGAAACTTTATTAAACAACCTAATATTTTACTTTTAGATGAAGCAACCTCTAGTTTGGATAGTGAAAGTGAAAAAAAAATTCAGTCCTCTTTAGAAAAGTTAATGTATAATAGAACGACTATAATTATTGCTCATAGATTATCTACGATTAAAAAAGCGGATCAAATAATATTCTTAGATAAAGGAAAGATAACTGGAATTGGAACCCATGAAAAATTAATAAAGACACATTCTAAATATTCTTCTTTTGTATATAATCAACGATTACGATGA
- a CDS encoding ABC transporter ATP-binding protein — translation MIQVENLSVSTKHQQILKNISYTFENGKVYGLLGPNGAGKTTLFKSMINVVKYSGNINNTYSRNNIGHLIEHPAFYDNLSCYDNLKLHASYKKNQSDNILQFLKMVGLQEDTSKKFKTLSMGMKQRLGIGRALMDYPKTILLDEPSNGLDPSGIRDIRDIISNYVNTNDRTTIISSHILKEIEEFTDVFVFINNGKIIANIKNKHAFYACLKCEELPLNFANKQSFQGELSIIFDGNSYHIIGDYQYLSNLDSKVKKLSLEELYLQIMTIQAAEVYLK, via the coding sequence TTGATTCAAGTAGAAAATCTTTCAGTTTCCACAAAGCATCAACAAATTTTAAAAAATATTTCTTATACATTTGAAAATGGTAAAGTATACGGACTTCTTGGTCCTAATGGAGCTGGGAAAACAACTCTATTTAAATCTATGATTAATGTAGTAAAGTATTCTGGCAATATTAATAACACATATAGTAGAAATAATATTGGTCATTTAATTGAACATCCAGCTTTTTATGACAATTTAAGCTGCTATGATAATTTAAAACTTCATGCTAGTTATAAAAAAAATCAATCAGATAACATATTACAATTCTTAAAAATGGTGGGACTTCAAGAAGACACATCAAAAAAATTCAAAACTTTATCTATGGGAATGAAACAAAGACTAGGTATAGGAAGAGCTCTGATGGATTATCCTAAAACCATTTTGTTAGATGAACCTTCAAATGGACTTGATCCAAGTGGCATTAGAGATATTAGAGATATTATCTCTAATTATGTAAACACAAATGATCGAACAACTATTATTTCTAGTCATATACTAAAAGAAATTGAAGAATTCACCGATGTTTTTGTATTTATAAACAATGGGAAAATTATAGCTAATATTAAAAATAAGCATGCATTTTATGCTTGTTTAAAATGTGAAGAGTTACCTTTAAACTTTGCAAACAAACAATCATTTCAAGGAGAACTTTCAATAATTTTTGATGGTAATAGCTATCATATTATAGGCGATTATCAATATTTAAGTAATTTAGATAGCAAAGTGAAAAAGTTAAGTTTAGAAGAACTATATTTACAAATCATGACAATCCAAGCCGCAGAGGTGTATTTAAAATGA
- the lanM gene encoding type 2 lanthipeptide synthetase LanM, which translates to MEEIIKYIYDSYYKHIYQQKVSDIKKNYEKDINKTLYINIEKNLINLIQQNSWKHLILEYREKYEESIKSTKSDQLINTYIKNYLKSLSDSSPLIQQLNNRVSFYLDYVYEIIKNFHYDKADLSNFLEVGELRNIQIEMGDSHNKGKTVAIIHLETDDKILYKPKSLKPDLFYFEILDFYDKFLKFKPYIPFIIDRETYGWQEYIENDPVKCQKEIEDYYYDLGIQSQVLYFLNASDMHYENIISKGKNPVFIDLETILQPSIQKMKLSDTSYPFLESILHTLLFDYSNHNDDIRFLGGTTNQSYTDNIVSTTIHRNNDAINVIEEISNEEKKSMNIPQDKNGDYHEIYNGIDSFLAGFSDSYNITIDNKLHLVNLIDQMNLNVRSVLRPTYVYAKYIEFFKQLESEDGIFELLADSIKGYKNNEDIANIELINLLNLDVPTFQVNIHSKNLYSAQGDIIIQSFFEESSLEKVSKKIRSANIEDMKKQCKIMKNSIDAYRENIDNSNNYSIRKRKEITTLKHEMNSLKEEILSPHLLNLKYDSFGNAIFAPITYDLYYGLAGIILTLLEYNQCNPSFLNLDVINKFNKKIFNLYKLDYENNFSIYHGRFSYFKYIYLINKYFQYNVAFSEELELLLNDYINYLNEEKNAPLDYLGGVSGVLSLLVDFYEYYDLDFLNKYIIELKSILLERFDLKNYTIGLAHGLSGIALALTKCNNIIKDSNISFVVNNILIKENKIYFIEKEKIPVVWCNGISGMVLARNKIRGKSEKSPSLLLKTLEKQLKSNYLLSGNSQSVCHGSHGNSLVLKALNNDFNDSKEIFATLEFEWTSGFEYPNENYSLFLGKTGQLLNLIHPDHMLINDLLI; encoded by the coding sequence ATGGAAGAGATTATCAAATATATTTATGATTCATATTATAAACATATATACCAACAAAAAGTGTCCGATATTAAAAAAAATTATGAAAAAGATATAAACAAAACACTTTACATAAATATAGAAAAAAATTTGATTAATTTAATTCAACAGAACTCTTGGAAACACTTAATTTTAGAATATCGAGAGAAATATGAAGAATCAATCAAATCAACAAAATCTGATCAGCTCATTAATACTTATATTAAAAATTATTTGAAGAGTTTGAGTGATTCTTCTCCGTTAATTCAACAATTGAACAATAGAGTTTCTTTTTATTTAGATTACGTTTATGAAATTATAAAAAATTTTCATTATGATAAAGCTGATTTATCTAATTTTCTCGAGGTTGGTGAGTTACGAAATATACAAATAGAAATGGGAGATTCTCATAATAAGGGTAAAACTGTAGCTATTATTCATTTAGAGACAGATGACAAGATATTATATAAACCAAAAAGTTTAAAACCTGATTTGTTTTATTTTGAAATTCTTGACTTTTATGATAAATTCTTGAAATTTAAGCCGTATATACCATTTATAATAGATAGAGAGACATACGGATGGCAAGAGTATATAGAAAATGACCCCGTTAAATGTCAAAAGGAAATAGAAGACTATTACTATGACCTAGGTATACAAAGTCAGGTGCTTTATTTTTTAAATGCTAGTGATATGCATTACGAAAATATTATTTCTAAGGGGAAAAACCCTGTTTTTATTGATTTAGAGACTATTTTACAGCCAAGTATTCAAAAAATGAAGTTGTCAGACACATCTTACCCATTTTTAGAGTCAATTTTACATACATTATTATTTGACTATTCTAATCATAATGATGACATACGATTTTTAGGAGGAACTACAAATCAATCATATACGGATAATATTGTATCTACTACAATACACAGAAACAATGATGCTATAAACGTAATAGAAGAAATCTCTAACGAAGAAAAAAAATCAATGAATATTCCACAAGATAAAAATGGAGATTACCATGAAATCTATAATGGAATAGATTCTTTTCTTGCAGGATTTTCTGACTCATACAATATAACTATAGATAATAAACTTCATTTAGTTAATTTAATTGATCAAATGAACTTAAATGTAAGAAGTGTCTTAAGACCAACATATGTATACGCTAAATATATAGAGTTTTTCAAACAATTAGAAAGTGAAGACGGTATATTTGAGTTATTAGCTGATAGTATCAAAGGATATAAGAATAATGAAGATATAGCTAATATAGAATTAATTAACTTATTAAATTTGGATGTACCAACTTTTCAAGTTAATATCCATTCTAAAAACTTGTACTCTGCACAAGGTGATATTATTATTCAAAGCTTCTTTGAAGAATCTTCTCTAGAAAAAGTCTCTAAAAAAATAAGAAGTGCTAATATTGAAGATATGAAAAAACAATGCAAAATTATGAAAAATTCAATTGATGCATACAGAGAAAATATTGATAATTCTAATAACTATTCTATTAGAAAAAGAAAAGAAATTACTACGTTGAAACACGAAATGAACTCATTAAAAGAAGAAATACTATCTCCTCATCTGTTAAATTTGAAATATGATTCTTTTGGAAATGCAATATTTGCTCCTATCACATATGATTTATATTATGGATTAGCCGGAATTATATTAACATTACTTGAATATAACCAATGTAACCCTTCTTTTTTAAATTTAGATGTAATCAATAAGTTCAATAAAAAAATTTTTAATTTATATAAACTTGATTATGAAAATAACTTTTCCATATATCACGGCCGTTTTTCTTATTTCAAATATATTTATTTAATTAATAAATATTTTCAATATAACGTTGCTTTTTCTGAAGAATTAGAATTATTATTGAATGATTATATTAATTATCTTAATGAAGAGAAAAATGCCCCATTAGATTATTTGGGCGGTGTTAGTGGAGTACTATCTTTATTAGTTGATTTCTACGAATACTATGATTTAGATTTTTTAAATAAATATATTATAGAACTTAAAAGTATATTGCTTGAAAGATTTGATTTGAAAAATTATACAATTGGATTAGCACACGGATTAAGTGGAATAGCGTTAGCTTTAACCAAATGTAATAATATAATAAAAGATTCTAATATATCATTTGTTGTAAATAATATACTGATTAAAGAAAACAAAATATATTTCATTGAAAAAGAAAAAATTCCTGTAGTCTGGTGTAACGGAATTTCTGGTATGGTACTCGCAAGAAATAAAATACGAGGTAAAAGTGAAAAATCGCCTTCTTTACTTCTTAAAACATTAGAAAAGCAATTAAAAAGTAATTATTTATTATCAGGTAATTCTCAATCGGTTTGTCATGGTAGTCATGGTAATTCACTAGTTTTAAAAGCTTTAAATAATGATTTCAATGACTCGAAAGAAATCTTTGCTACCTTAGAGTTTGAATGGACTTCTGGTTTTGAATATCCTAATGAAAATTATTCTTTATTTTTGGGAAAAACTGGTCAACTTTTAAACTTGATACATCCTGATCACATGTTAATAAACGACTTGTTAATTTAA